One genomic segment of Arachis duranensis cultivar V14167 chromosome 4, aradu.V14167.gnm2.J7QH, whole genome shotgun sequence includes these proteins:
- the LOC107484229 gene encoding uncharacterized protein LOC107484229: MPLYTKFLKELINKTRSWHEKKTTMLTEECSAVIQRGILPKLKDTGSFVVSCTIGKMTLEKALCNLGASINLVPLSMMRKLAIEEIKPIRMSLVMADRSIKTCNRVVENLLVKVGEFIFLQTL; this comes from the coding sequence ATGCCTCTATATACAAAGTTCTTGAAAGAGCTTATCAATAAAACGAGAAGTTGGCATGAGAAGAAAACCACTatgctcactgaagaatgcagtgctgtGATCCAAAGAGGTATCCTACCAAAGCTCAAAGACACAGGGAGCTTTGTGGTTTCATGCACCATAGGCAAGATGACATTAGAGAAAGCTCTCTGCAATCTAGGTGCTAGTATCAATCTGGTTCCCCTCTCAATGATGAgaaagcttgccatagaagaaatcaaaccTATCAGGATGTCACTGGTGATGGCTgacagatcaatcaagacaTGTAATAGAGTTGTGGAAAATCTATTAGTGAAGGTTGGAGAGTTTATCTTCCtgcagactttgtga